Proteins encoded in a region of the Spongiibacter tropicus DSM 19543 genome:
- the yjgA gene encoding ribosome biogenesis factor YjgA, translating to MTDFDEQMIPSKTARKREMDALQAVGKRLVELGDADLARIPINDEDLTEAIATAKRIKSREGLRRQMQYIGKLMRQVDTTAIEAALQELDLGQKALARRFHELEGLRDDMLSSELQAGVELAMQRFADADRQRLRQLLVQAAKERSNSKPPAAARKLFRYLRELQELANEDAAS from the coding sequence GTGACTGATTTCGACGAGCAGATGATCCCCAGCAAAACCGCACGCAAGCGCGAAATGGATGCCCTGCAAGCGGTGGGAAAGCGTCTGGTTGAACTGGGCGATGCCGATCTGGCCCGTATCCCCATTAATGATGAAGATCTGACGGAGGCAATCGCCACCGCGAAGCGCATCAAGAGCCGCGAGGGCTTGCGGCGCCAGATGCAATATATCGGCAAGCTGATGCGCCAGGTAGACACCACCGCCATTGAGGCCGCTCTGCAGGAACTAGATTTGGGGCAGAAAGCACTGGCCCGCCGTTTCCACGAGCTGGAAGGCCTCCGAGACGATATGCTCAGCAGCGAGCTCCAAGCGGGCGTTGAACTGGCTATGCAGCGTTTTGCCGACGCTGATCGTCAGCGCCTGCGGCAGCTTCTGGTGCAGGCGGCAAAGGAACGCAGTAACAGTAAGCCCCCTGCGGCGGCGCGCAAACTGTTCCGTTATCTTCGCGAACTTCAGGAATTGGCGAACGAAGACGCCGCCAGCTAA
- a CDS encoding carbon-nitrogen hydrolase family protein, which produces MTNRFAAIQMVSGRSLDENLETAARLLKQAAEQGAELAVLPENFALMAPTESIQALAQHEQQASQLRHFLADQAASLKLWLLGGTLPLPADDGRSYAASLAYDSDGVCRAEYHKIHLFDADVGDAQQQYRESDSYAPGDQPCVFDSPFGRIGVAVCYDLRFPELFRQMMDPGMDVLLVPAAFTRRTGLAHWLPLLRARAIENQIAVVAANQGGIHSRRRQTSGGSCIIDSWGTVLSEMGFGEGVALADIDLAEQQALRQRMPVMQHRRF; this is translated from the coding sequence ATGACGAACCGTTTTGCTGCGATTCAAATGGTGTCCGGTCGGTCGCTGGATGAGAATCTTGAAACGGCTGCAAGGCTGCTGAAGCAGGCGGCCGAGCAGGGTGCCGAGCTGGCAGTGTTGCCGGAAAATTTTGCGTTGATGGCGCCTACCGAGTCTATTCAGGCATTGGCGCAGCACGAGCAGCAAGCATCACAGTTGCGTCATTTTCTTGCGGATCAGGCCGCGTCCCTCAAACTTTGGTTGCTCGGCGGGACTCTGCCACTGCCTGCCGACGATGGCCGCAGCTATGCCGCTTCGCTGGCGTATGACTCCGACGGTGTATGCCGGGCCGAGTATCACAAAATTCATCTCTTTGACGCCGATGTCGGTGACGCGCAGCAGCAATACCGGGAGTCGGACAGCTATGCGCCGGGTGATCAGCCCTGTGTCTTCGACAGTCCCTTTGGCCGAATCGGCGTGGCGGTATGCTATGACTTACGTTTCCCCGAACTGTTTCGGCAGATGATGGACCCGGGGATGGATGTGTTGCTGGTCCCCGCTGCGTTTACCCGTCGTACCGGGCTGGCGCACTGGCTGCCACTGCTGCGTGCCCGGGCAATCGAAAACCAGATTGCGGTGGTAGCGGCCAATCAGGGGGGGATTCACAGTCGACGCAGGCAGACGTCTGGGGGTTCCTGCATTATCGATAGTTGGGGAACCGTGCTGAGCGAGATGGGGTTTGGCGAGGGTGTGGCGCTTGCTGATATTGATCTGGCGGAGCAGCAGGCGCTCAGGCAGCGTATGCCGGTGATGCAGCACCGGCGCTTTTGA
- a CDS encoding YhdP family protein, producing MQGLIRRAYAVLWSVALLLLVLLALYASLGRQYIGLVSRYQSDIFVQLEGLTGIPLAAEKLEGSWSGLSPVLNVSQLDIGNGAIIIDQARVVLDPIGSLLGAAPRLKQLKLGSLTLHLRQDDGGRWYLPGISTSGGGGSFDSLLDLILAVRRASMQHLDLYLHFSDGSQSRIQSEDFSWLSDGEFRRSYANLRADDSGEIQLLAEALGDPRDRRFSATAYIALDSSRFSALAPLFNDQALIHSKVDGQLWLEWEAGRRMGITGELSADNLAIGSLWGSDESFQNVQMVFNGRHQNGFWRAGFRRFAADWREQELSLDGLLMSHPDVSTWQFSLPSLALDSGAELLRDSGALSDSLTELLNTLQPGGKLERVSVDLKSGEQPEFALRSELHGLRLSPWHGAPGVTGLSGYLEVTRDRGRLLIDSDALELSFPDLYPAPFQLTDFSTELQWKIADQRLALHSGPIVAKDGESPLRALLRLDLPFEAGAEVGPAMTLAVSGTQLSLAAARRYAPDILSDGLLAWLDGSLKAGVADRAEFIYRGSLRSDEHDLRTVQLALDVSELGLQFQTDWPALNAARAAVYLDDGQLWGSGDGMSINGIALSDVAVSIAPNERDIPQLNVGASARASFAEVQALFRDSPIGALSGNVIDGWRGEGESRAKVSVQLPLEGRALPAVEVEADINLPLLWLPDIKLSLSQITGPLYYSTEKGLRSPSLRGRLFGEALKASIRQEKSEVRIDASSMIDAADVQRWLDQPAMGFLQGRTRVDMVLRAGGDQSGVEIRSDMQGISVRLPQPLYKASNEPLPLRVNAGLGSDAPPLTVALGELFQLHYQQRGDESAVAIALGKGASAELRGNTVSVTGTLDFAAMDQWQLALTRFLELQNQKQHNTGSGESLPVIVDRLQVGELDALGQMLHDAVISARSDESVWTLRVDSRELAGNIEVPMTEAEPYVLMFERLALPALSTEQVAGESGLASVDPRSLPILDVDIEQLSLGGKDYGRVGFDLRPDARGAHFMSLRGQLLGVDLGDAKRESQLHWWVDDSGEHRSQLRGKFAVRDLGEVLKRLDYDKALETTSGSFDLNLSWPGAPDAWQMSESQGRLRFLLKNGRFLKSSDAASGTLRALSIFNMANIVRRLKFDFRDVFSKGIHFDEMKGELGFANQRLYLTEPMDVSGPSSRFQMSGNINLLNEALDMRLVATLPVGSNLPWVAALVGGLPAAAGAFVVTKVFEEQVDSFSSAVYDIGGTVQKPELSFERIFDASESGPKSVKEASK from the coding sequence GTGCAGGGGCTGATCCGTCGCGCCTATGCCGTGCTGTGGAGTGTGGCTCTGCTGTTACTGGTATTGCTGGCGCTGTACGCCAGCCTTGGGCGGCAGTACATCGGGCTGGTCAGCCGTTATCAAAGCGATATTTTTGTCCAGCTTGAGGGCTTAACAGGAATTCCCTTGGCCGCAGAAAAGCTGGAGGGAAGTTGGTCGGGGCTGTCACCGGTACTGAACGTCTCGCAGCTGGATATTGGCAACGGCGCCATCATCATTGATCAGGCGCGAGTGGTATTGGATCCGATCGGCAGCTTGCTGGGTGCGGCGCCCCGTCTCAAGCAGTTAAAACTGGGGTCGCTCACCCTGCACTTGCGTCAAGATGACGGCGGCCGCTGGTACTTGCCCGGCATCAGCACTTCCGGGGGCGGGGGCAGTTTTGATTCGCTGCTGGATTTAATCCTCGCGGTGCGTCGCGCCAGTATGCAACACCTCGATCTGTATCTTCATTTCTCGGATGGCTCGCAGAGCCGCATACAGAGTGAGGATTTTTCCTGGCTGAGCGACGGTGAGTTCCGCCGCAGCTATGCCAATCTCCGCGCGGACGATAGTGGCGAGATTCAGTTGCTGGCCGAAGCGCTGGGTGATCCTCGTGACCGCCGTTTTTCCGCCACCGCCTACATTGCATTGGACAGCAGTCGCTTTTCCGCTCTGGCGCCACTTTTCAATGATCAGGCGCTCATCCACAGCAAGGTTGATGGGCAGCTCTGGCTGGAGTGGGAGGCCGGGCGACGGATGGGCATCACCGGCGAACTGTCGGCGGATAATCTGGCGATAGGCAGTCTCTGGGGCTCAGATGAGAGCTTCCAGAATGTTCAGATGGTTTTCAATGGTCGTCACCAGAATGGATTCTGGCGGGCGGGATTTAGACGTTTTGCGGCCGATTGGCGAGAGCAGGAGCTGTCGCTGGACGGGCTCTTGATGTCACACCCCGACGTCAGCACCTGGCAGTTTTCGCTGCCATCGCTGGCCCTGGACAGCGGTGCTGAGCTGCTGCGTGACAGCGGAGCCTTATCGGATTCGTTAACCGAGCTGCTCAACACCTTGCAGCCCGGCGGCAAGCTTGAGCGGGTCAGTGTCGATCTCAAGAGTGGTGAGCAGCCGGAATTCGCCTTGCGCAGCGAGTTGCACGGATTACGTCTTTCCCCTTGGCACGGTGCACCGGGGGTTACAGGGCTTAGCGGCTACTTGGAAGTGACACGTGATCGCGGTCGACTGCTGATCGATAGCGATGCGCTGGAACTGTCTTTTCCGGATTTGTATCCCGCTCCGTTTCAACTGACCGATTTTTCAACGGAGCTGCAGTGGAAGATCGCCGATCAGCGCTTGGCGCTGCACAGCGGCCCGATCGTCGCCAAGGATGGTGAGTCTCCGCTCCGCGCCTTACTGCGTCTCGATCTACCATTTGAAGCCGGGGCGGAAGTGGGGCCGGCAATGACCCTGGCGGTTTCTGGGACGCAGCTTTCGTTGGCGGCGGCTCGTCGCTATGCGCCGGATATACTGAGCGACGGTCTGCTTGCCTGGCTGGATGGCAGCTTGAAAGCGGGCGTTGCGGACCGTGCCGAATTTATCTATCGAGGGTCGCTGCGTTCGGACGAGCACGATTTGCGAACGGTACAGCTGGCTCTGGACGTATCGGAACTCGGCCTGCAATTCCAAACTGACTGGCCCGCGTTGAATGCGGCGCGGGCTGCGGTTTATCTCGATGATGGCCAGTTGTGGGGCAGCGGTGATGGCATGTCCATCAACGGTATTGCGCTGAGTGATGTTGCAGTGAGTATTGCCCCCAATGAACGGGATATTCCTCAACTGAATGTCGGTGCCTCAGCGCGGGCCAGCTTTGCCGAGGTGCAGGCGCTGTTTCGCGACAGCCCGATTGGCGCACTGAGTGGAAACGTTATTGATGGCTGGCGGGGTGAGGGCGAGAGCCGCGCGAAGGTGTCGGTGCAGCTCCCGCTGGAAGGTCGTGCCCTGCCCGCGGTGGAGGTAGAGGCCGATATTAATCTTCCGCTGCTGTGGTTGCCGGATATCAAATTGTCGCTGAGCCAGATAACGGGGCCGTTGTATTACAGTACCGAGAAAGGCCTGCGCAGCCCGTCATTACGCGGCCGTCTGTTCGGAGAAGCGCTGAAGGCAAGTATCCGTCAGGAAAAAAGCGAGGTACGCATTGATGCCAGCAGCATGATCGATGCCGCAGATGTGCAGCGTTGGCTTGACCAGCCTGCCATGGGTTTTCTGCAGGGGCGAACACGTGTTGACATGGTGTTAAGGGCGGGAGGGGATCAGTCCGGGGTGGAAATTCGCTCTGACATGCAAGGCATTTCGGTGCGCTTGCCCCAGCCTCTCTACAAAGCATCTAACGAGCCGTTGCCCCTTCGCGTAAATGCGGGACTGGGTTCCGATGCGCCACCGCTGACCGTTGCCCTGGGTGAACTGTTTCAACTGCATTACCAGCAGCGCGGCGACGAGAGTGCGGTGGCGATTGCGCTGGGTAAGGGGGCAAGCGCGGAGCTGCGCGGTAATACCGTCAGTGTGACTGGTACCCTCGATTTTGCGGCGATGGACCAGTGGCAACTTGCGCTAACGCGCTTTCTGGAGTTGCAGAATCAAAAGCAGCACAACACGGGTAGCGGGGAATCCTTACCGGTGATCGTTGATCGTCTGCAGGTGGGCGAATTGGATGCCCTTGGACAGATGTTGCACGATGCCGTGATCAGTGCACGCAGCGATGAGTCGGTGTGGACATTGCGGGTAGATAGTCGCGAACTTGCCGGTAATATCGAAGTGCCGATGACGGAAGCTGAGCCCTATGTGCTGATGTTCGAGCGTCTGGCGCTGCCCGCACTGTCGACAGAACAGGTCGCTGGAGAAAGCGGTCTGGCGTCAGTGGATCCGCGCAGCTTGCCGATATTGGATGTGGATATCGAGCAGCTCAGTCTGGGTGGGAAAGATTACGGGCGAGTCGGTTTCGATTTGCGCCCAGACGCACGCGGTGCGCACTTCATGTCGCTGCGCGGCCAGTTGCTCGGTGTGGATCTGGGGGATGCCAAGAGGGAAAGCCAGCTCCACTGGTGGGTGGACGACAGCGGGGAGCACCGCTCTCAATTACGTGGCAAATTTGCGGTGCGCGATTTGGGTGAGGTGCTTAAACGCCTGGATTATGACAAAGCGCTTGAGACAACTTCCGGAAGCTTCGATCTCAATTTGAGCTGGCCGGGTGCGCCCGATGCCTGGCAAATGAGTGAAAGTCAGGGACGATTGCGGTTCCTGCTGAAAAATGGGCGTTTTCTTAAAAGCTCTGATGCCGCCAGCGGGACTCTGCGGGCGCTGAGTATATTCAACATGGCAAATATTGTGCGGCGCCTGAAGTTCGATTTCAGGGATGTGTTCAGCAAGGGCATCCATTTCGACGAGATGAAGGGCGAGCTGGGGTTTGCGAACCAGCGTCTGTACCTGACTGAACCGATGGATGTCAGCGGGCCCTCGAGTCGCTTCCAGATGAGTGGCAACATCAATTTACTGAATGAAGCACTGGATATGCGTCTGGTGGCGACGCTGCCGGTCGGCAGCAATTTACCCTGGGTGGCCGCATTGGTCGGTGGGCTGCCGGCGGCTGCAGGGGCGTTTGTGGTTACCAAGGTGTTTGAAGAGCAGGTCGACAGTTTTTCCAGCGCGGTGTACGACATTGGCGGGACGGTGCAAAAACCGGAATTGTCCTTTGAGAGAATCTTCGATGCTTCCGAGTCTGGTCCGAAGAGCGTGAAAGAGGCGAGTAAATAG
- the rng gene encoding ribonuclease G, whose translation MSEEILINVTPVETRVAVVENGVLQEVYIERSRSKGIVGNIYQGKVVRVLPGMQAAFVDVGLERTSFIHASDIASLAQDGSDHADIRSKIREGQQLTVQVTKDPMGTKGARLTTHLSVSSRYLVYMPGAGHLGVSHRIDDEDERQRLRELMETILREGTEDGSLPPDGYILRTAAEGAGEDELRADVDFLQRLWQAVQRRMKRDPAPSIIYEDLPLFMRTMRDLVRPGLEKVRIDSRESFQRVDEFAKDFLPELRAKLEYYPGERPIFDLYSVEDEIQRALGRKVELKSGGYLIIDQTEAMTTIDINTGAFVGHRNLEETIFKTNLEAAAALARQLRLRNLGGIIIIDFIDMKDPEHRRQVLRALERAMEKDYAKTSITGVSELGLVEMTRKRTRESLEHVLCEPCRFCHGRGSLKSPETVCYEVFREILREARAYESKSLLVLASQEVVDRLLDEESASVADLEEFIGASIQFQVEAMYTQEQFDVILL comes from the coding sequence ATGAGCGAAGAAATTCTGATAAACGTCACGCCAGTGGAAACCCGTGTTGCCGTTGTGGAAAACGGCGTGCTGCAGGAAGTGTATATCGAACGCAGTCGTTCCAAGGGCATTGTCGGGAATATCTACCAGGGCAAAGTTGTGCGTGTATTGCCGGGCATGCAAGCGGCGTTTGTGGATGTGGGGTTGGAGCGCACCAGCTTCATTCACGCCTCCGATATCGCTTCGCTTGCGCAGGATGGCAGTGATCATGCTGATATTCGCAGCAAAATCCGCGAAGGACAGCAACTGACGGTGCAAGTCACCAAGGATCCCATGGGCACCAAGGGGGCGCGGCTGACCACGCATCTTTCGGTATCTTCGCGGTATTTGGTGTACATGCCGGGTGCAGGGCACCTCGGGGTTTCTCACCGCATTGATGACGAGGATGAGAGGCAGCGGCTGCGCGAACTGATGGAAACCATTCTTCGGGAAGGCACGGAAGACGGCAGTCTGCCTCCCGACGGCTATATTCTCCGCACGGCGGCGGAAGGGGCCGGTGAGGATGAGCTGCGCGCCGACGTCGATTTCCTGCAGCGGCTGTGGCAGGCGGTCCAGCGCCGGATGAAGCGTGACCCCGCGCCATCGATCATCTACGAAGATCTGCCGCTGTTTATGCGTACCATGCGAGACCTGGTGCGGCCGGGGCTGGAAAAAGTGCGCATCGACTCTCGCGAAAGTTTTCAGCGCGTCGATGAATTTGCCAAGGATTTCCTGCCGGAGCTGCGCGCCAAGCTGGAGTACTATCCTGGCGAGCGGCCCATTTTCGATCTTTACAGTGTAGAGGACGAGATTCAGCGGGCCTTGGGTCGCAAGGTGGAGCTTAAGTCGGGTGGCTACCTGATCATTGATCAGACCGAGGCGATGACCACCATCGATATTAATACCGGCGCTTTTGTCGGGCACCGCAACCTCGAAGAAACCATCTTCAAAACCAATCTCGAAGCAGCTGCCGCGCTGGCGCGACAACTGCGGCTGCGCAATCTTGGCGGCATCATCATTATCGACTTCATCGATATGAAAGACCCCGAGCATCGTCGTCAGGTACTGCGGGCGCTGGAACGGGCGATGGAGAAGGATTACGCCAAGACCAGCATTACCGGCGTATCGGAGCTGGGTTTGGTCGAGATGACGCGCAAGCGCACCCGGGAGAGTCTGGAACACGTACTATGTGAGCCCTGCCGTTTCTGCCACGGTCGCGGTTCGCTGAAGTCGCCGGAAACCGTTTGCTATGAGGTGTTCCGCGAAATTCTGCGCGAGGCCCGCGCCTACGAGAGCAAGAGCCTGCTGGTGCTGGCTTCTCAAGAGGTGGTTGACCGTCTGCTGGATGAAGAGTCCGCCAGTGTTGCCGATCTGGAAGAGTTTATCGGCGCCAGTATCCAATTTCAGGTGGAGGCCATGTACACCCAGGAGCAGTTTGATGTCATCTTGCTTTGA
- a CDS encoding Maf family protein, whose amino-acid sequence MNLILASASPRRAELLDQLGVSYRVCPADIDETPRSGEPPGRYVARMAREKAAASTISDGAIVLAADTAIALDGDILGKPENRDDARAMLWRLSGRRHEVITSVALRGAGQLLAEQVVTAVWFGELSERRISAYLDTGEADDKAGSYGIQGRGAQFVARIDGSYSGVVGLPLYETAGLLRTLGMMVE is encoded by the coding sequence ATGAATTTAATACTGGCTTCGGCCTCGCCCCGCCGGGCTGAGCTGCTGGATCAGCTCGGGGTAAGCTACCGGGTCTGTCCGGCTGATATTGATGAAACACCGCGGTCGGGTGAACCCCCCGGTCGCTATGTTGCCCGAATGGCAAGGGAAAAAGCTGCCGCAAGCACGATATCTGACGGCGCCATTGTGCTGGCGGCAGATACCGCCATTGCGCTGGACGGTGACATTCTTGGCAAACCTGAAAATCGTGATGACGCACGTGCGATGCTGTGGCGTTTAAGCGGTCGCCGTCACGAGGTTATCACCTCTGTTGCCTTGCGCGGCGCAGGGCAACTGCTCGCAGAACAGGTGGTGACGGCGGTATGGTTTGGCGAATTGAGCGAGCGGCGGATTTCGGCTTATCTGGATACTGGCGAAGCCGACGACAAGGCGGGCAGCTATGGCATACAGGGGCGCGGCGCGCAGTTTGTGGCGCGCATCGACGGAAGCTACAGCGGCGTAGTGGGTCTGCCGTTGTATGAAACAGCGGGACTGCTGCGCACACTGGGGATGATGGTAGAGTAG
- the mreD gene encoding rod shape-determining protein MreD: MDVHPQRLIFIGLSLLMAMLLSLTPLSGTLIWLRPDWLLLVLIFWLLVLPERIGIALCWLCGLVQDILLGSVLGQNAFSLAVVAYIIQISYQQLRMFSLRKQAALIGLLELFRILVEQWAQSLNGLPYTYWQVFLPVLSTALLWLILRPTMSVLQRLFVAY; the protein is encoded by the coding sequence TGCATCCGCAGCGCCTGATTTTTATCGGACTGAGCCTGCTGATGGCGATGCTGCTGAGTCTGACCCCTCTCTCCGGAACCCTTATCTGGCTGCGGCCGGATTGGTTGTTGCTGGTCTTGATCTTCTGGTTGCTGGTGTTGCCCGAGCGTATTGGTATTGCCCTGTGCTGGCTATGTGGCCTGGTACAGGACATCTTGCTGGGCTCGGTGCTGGGGCAGAATGCCTTCTCCTTGGCGGTCGTCGCCTACATTATCCAAATTTCCTACCAGCAATTGCGCATGTTCAGCCTCCGTAAGCAGGCGGCATTAATTGGCCTGCTGGAATTGTTCCGCATACTGGTAGAACAGTGGGCGCAGAGCCTTAACGGCCTGCCCTACACCTATTGGCAGGTCTTTCTTCCCGTATTGAGTACAGCATTGCTCTGGCTGATTTTGCGCCCCACAATGAGCGTTTTGCAACGGCTCTTCGTCGCGTACTGA